Proteins from one Scylla paramamosain isolate STU-SP2022 chromosome 3, ASM3559412v1, whole genome shotgun sequence genomic window:
- the LOC135096626 gene encoding uncharacterized protein LOC135096626 has product MSEESHREARQVRKIEGQRRGSTVYVFDDQAYVKDRQYNEKLHVRCHLFKSGCHGCGHINLENSTMMVTKDHNHDSQASYIEQMELKSSMKDSIKNDPTQNARHVYDERCARAPASAATSVSFESVRRTLLNERNKYLPPAPASPLEAADFLASNTMFQSFYKGVATYNNNLALIMYEDGIEDIVMHVEEMAMDATFSVVPAIFEQHLTIFGRFGDNFLPMFHVLMTSRQGELYTAVLDRIKSQLSGLDPTIVHSDFEVAIHNAIADKIEEGLQFLKL; this is encoded by the exons ATGAGTGAGGAAAGTCACCGCGAGGCAAGGCAGGTCAGAAAAATCGAGGGACAGAGGCGTGGTTCCACGGTGTACGTTTTTGATGACCAAGCCTATGTCAAGGATCGGCAGTACAATGAGAAGCTTCATGTGCGGTGTCATTTGTTCAAAAGTGGGTGCCATGGGTGTGGCCACATCAACCTGGAGAACAGCACTATGATGGTGACCAAAGACCACAACCATGACTCCCAGGCAAGTTACATCGAGCAGATGGAGCTAAAATCGTCTATGAAAGACTCAATTAAGAATGATCCAACACAGAATGCCAG GCATGTTTATGATGAACGATGTGCCAGGGCTCCAGCTTCTGCAGCAACTTCTGTGTCATTTGAAAGCGTGAGGCGCACACTGCTAAATGAACGAAACAAAtaccttcctcctgctccagcCAGCCCCTTGGAGGCAGCAGACTTCTTGGCATCAAATACTATGTTCCAGTCTTTCTATAAAGGTGTGGCTACCTACAACAATAACCTTGCCTTGATAATGTATGAGGATGGTATAGAGGACATTGTCATGCACGTGGAAGAGATGGCCATGGATGCTACATTTTCTGTTGTACCAGCAATTTTTGAGCAGCACCTGACCATTTTCGGACGTTTTGGAGACAATTTTCTGCCTATGTTCCATGTCCTCATGACGAGCAGGCAAGGGGAGCTGTATACTGCAGTTCTTGATAGGATTAAGTCTCAGTTATCTGGACTGGATCCAACTATTGTACACAGCGATTTTGAAGTAGCAATACACAACGCTATAG CAGACAAGATTGAGGAGGGTCTGCAGTTTCTCAAACTCTAA